In one window of Henckelia pumila isolate YLH828 chromosome 1, ASM3356847v2, whole genome shotgun sequence DNA:
- the LOC140875138 gene encoding probable pectate lyase 4, whose product MGNRHGHFSNHGHRRNPNPTIPPSQFENLAPKPSTPATANSNMGLCLPYGHVDSSLRALAGQAEGFGRFAVGGLHGAVCCVSTLADDGPGSLRDACRKKEPLWIIFEVSGTIELSSYLNVSSYKTIDGRGQTIKLTGKGLRLKECEHVIICNLLFEGGRGHDVDGIQIKPNSKHIWIDRCSLKDYDDGLIDITRESTDITISRCHFASHDKTMLIGADPSHINDRCIRVTIHHCFFDGTRQRHPRVRFGKVHLYNNYTRNWGIYAVCASVESQIYSQCNIYEAGQKKVAFKYYTEKAADKAQECTGCIKSEGDLFLPGTQPGLTPLQSETSVFHPCEFYETWTVEAPTAEMKHFLQHSSGWRNILRPADLASS is encoded by the exons ATGGGAAATCGCCATGGCCATTTCTCGAATCACGGGCACCGACGAAACCCAAACCCTACAATTCCCCCTTCTCAATTCGAAAATTTAGCTCCAAAACCCTCCACTCCAGCTACTGCGAATTCGAACATGGGCTTGTGTCTGCCGTACGGCCACGTGGATTCCAGCTTGCGGGCTCTTGCTGGGCAAGCTGAGGGCTTTGGCCGATTCGCCGTCGGTGGTCTGCACGGCGCTGTTTGTTGTGTCAGCACTCTCGCAG ATGACGGACCTGGTTCACTTCGGGATGCATGTCGTAAAAAAGAACCGTTGTGGATCATCTTCGAAGTTTCAGGCACCATCGAGCTCTCGTCTTATTTAAACGTGTCGTCTTATAAAACCATTGATGGGCGTGGTCAAACAATTAAACTCACTGGAAAAGGTTTGAGGTTGAAGGAATGTGAACATGTAATTATTTGCAACCTTTTATTCGAAGGAGGAAGGGGACACGATGTTGATGGTATTCAAATTAAACCCAATTCAAAGCATATCTGGATAGATCGATGCAGCCTCAAGGATTACGACGACGGGCTGATAGATATTACTCGAGAAAGCACTGATATTACCATTTCTCg ATGCCATTTTGCGAGTCATGATAAGACCATGCTTATTGGTGCGGATCCTTCTCATATAAATGATAGATGTATTCGGGTCACCATTCACCATTGTTTCTTTGACGGGACTCGACAGCGACATCCTCGTGTCAGATTTGGGAAAGTGCATCTGTACAATAACTATACTAGAAATTGGGGAATATATGCTGTTTGCGCCAGTGTGGAATCACAG ATATACTCTCAGTGCAACATATACGAAGCTGGACAGAAGAAAGTGGCCTTTAAATATTACACAGAAAAG GCAGCTGACAAGGCGCAAGAATGTACAGGCTGCATAAAATCGGAAGGTGATTTATTTCTCCCCGGTACTCAACCAGGCTTGACTCCTCTCCAAAGCGAGACGAGCGTATTCCATCCCTGCGAATTTTACGAGACCTGGACCGTAGAAGCTCCTACTGCTGAAATGAAACATTTTCTCCAACACTCTTCAGGATGGCGGAACATCCTACGACCTGCCGACTTGGCTTCTTCATGA